The following are from one region of the Pectobacterium actinidiae genome:
- a CDS encoding CdaR family transcriptional regulator, with protein sequence MASYHLNAKMAQDIVARTMQIIDSNINVMDARGKIIGSGDQERLGELHEGALLALSQGRVVDIDDAVARHLHGVRPGINLPLRIDGEIVGVIGLTGNPSQLRQYGELVCMTAEMMLEQARLLHMLAQDSRLREELVLNLIRTDDLSPALMEWAQRLGIDLNKPRVAAVIEVDSGQLGVDSAMAELQQLQTLLTTPERDNLIAIVSLTEMVVLKPALNSHGRWDAEEHRRRVDTLMSRMAESSRLRVRLALGNYFAGPGSIARSYRTARTTMSVGKQRMPAQRCYYYQDLMLPVLLDSLRGGWQANELVRPLSKLKAMDGNGLLRRTLGAWFRNNVQPGATAKALFIHRNTLEYRLNRISELTGLDLGNFDDRLLLYVALQLDEEE encoded by the coding sequence ATGGCGTCGTATCATCTCAATGCCAAGATGGCACAGGATATTGTCGCGCGGACCATGCAGATCATTGATAGCAATATCAACGTGATGGATGCTCGCGGTAAGATTATCGGCAGTGGCGATCAGGAACGATTGGGGGAGTTGCACGAAGGCGCGCTGCTGGCGCTTTCGCAGGGGCGAGTCGTCGATATTGATGATGCCGTCGCGCGTCACCTGCACGGCGTGCGTCCTGGTATCAATTTACCCCTGCGCATTGATGGCGAAATTGTTGGCGTCATCGGCCTGACGGGAAACCCCAGCCAGCTACGGCAATACGGCGAGCTTGTCTGTATGACGGCGGAAATGATGCTGGAGCAAGCGAGGCTGCTGCATATGCTGGCGCAGGACAGCCGTCTGCGCGAAGAACTGGTGTTGAACCTGATTCGCACCGACGATCTGTCTCCCGCTCTCATGGAGTGGGCGCAGCGCTTAGGCATTGATCTGAATAAGCCCCGCGTTGCTGCGGTGATCGAAGTCGACAGCGGGCAGCTCGGTGTCGACTCCGCCATGGCGGAGCTACAGCAGTTGCAGACGTTGCTGACTACGCCGGAGCGTGACAACCTCATCGCCATCGTTTCTCTAACGGAAATGGTGGTGCTAAAACCGGCGCTGAACAGCCACGGGCGCTGGGATGCAGAGGAGCACCGGCGTCGGGTGGATACGCTGATGTCGCGTATGGCGGAAAGCAGCCGGCTGCGGGTACGGCTGGCGCTGGGAAACTATTTTGCTGGCCCCGGCAGCATCGCGCGCTCTTACCGCACGGCGCGAACGACCATGAGCGTAGGCAAACAGCGTATGCCCGCCCAGCGCTGTTATTACTATCAGGATTTGATGTTGCCCGTATTGCTGGATAGCCTGCGCGGCGGCTGGCAGGCAAACGAGCTGGTGCGTCCGCTCTCGAAGCTTAAAGCAATGGATGGCAATGGCCTGCTGCGTCGGACGCTGGGTGCCTGGTTCCGTAATAACGTTCAACCTGGCGCGACGGCGAAAGCGCTGTTTATTCACCGTAATACGCTGGAATATCGCCTTAACCGCATCTCTGAACTGACAGGGTTAGATCTGGGGAATTTCGACGACCGTCTGCTGCTATACGTGGCTTTGCAGTTGGATGAAGAAGAGTAG
- the degP gene encoding serine endoprotease DegP, with protein sequence MKRKSLVLSALALSLAMAMGSTTANAAESAASAASSGQLPSLAPMLEKVMPSVVSIYVEGHTTNAGKEGIPPQLQPFFGENSPFCQEGSPFQSSPMCQGEGDDDGQPPQQENFQALGAGVVINAEKGYVVTNSHVVDNADKIQVRLSDGRKYDGKVLGKDTRSDIALVQLKDFKNLTAIKIADSEQLRVGDYTVAIGNPYGLGETATSGIVSALGRSGLNIENYENFIQTDAAINRGNSGGALVNLNGELVGLNTAILAPDGGNIGIGFAIPSNMVKSVVAQIVEFGEVKRGELGITGTELNSELAQAMKVDAQRGAFVSQVRPKSAADEAGIKAGDVIVTLNGKAISSFSALRAQVGSLPVGSKVALGLLREGKPLTVEVTLQQSNQAQVASGNLYSGIEGAELSNTQVDDKKGVKVDNVKPGSAAAKIGLKKDDIILGVNQQAIQNIGELRKILDSKPAVLALNVRRGDSTIYLLAQ encoded by the coding sequence ATGAAAAGAAAATCACTGGTTTTGAGTGCGCTGGCGTTAAGTCTGGCGATGGCGATGGGTTCTACCACGGCAAATGCCGCAGAGTCAGCGGCGTCTGCCGCGTCATCGGGTCAATTACCCAGTTTGGCTCCTATGCTGGAAAAGGTCATGCCTTCTGTGGTGAGCATCTATGTAGAAGGGCATACCACCAATGCGGGAAAAGAAGGGATCCCACCGCAGCTTCAGCCGTTTTTTGGTGAAAACTCGCCTTTCTGTCAGGAGGGATCGCCGTTCCAGTCATCGCCGATGTGTCAGGGAGAAGGTGATGACGACGGTCAGCCACCGCAGCAGGAAAATTTCCAGGCGCTGGGTGCAGGCGTCGTGATTAATGCAGAGAAAGGCTATGTGGTGACCAACAGCCATGTGGTGGATAACGCTGATAAAATTCAGGTCCGACTCAGCGATGGTCGTAAGTATGACGGCAAAGTATTAGGCAAAGACACACGTTCAGATATCGCGCTGGTGCAGTTGAAAGATTTTAAAAATCTGACGGCGATTAAGATCGCGGATTCCGAGCAACTGCGGGTCGGTGATTATACGGTAGCGATTGGTAACCCGTATGGTTTAGGGGAAACGGCGACATCGGGCATTGTGTCTGCGTTGGGGCGTAGCGGGTTGAATATTGAAAACTACGAGAACTTTATTCAGACCGATGCGGCGATCAACCGGGGGAATTCCGGTGGGGCGCTGGTGAACCTGAATGGGGAACTGGTTGGGCTGAATACTGCGATTCTTGCTCCAGATGGTGGCAATATCGGGATTGGTTTTGCTATCCCCAGCAATATGGTGAAAAGCGTCGTTGCACAGATTGTCGAATTTGGCGAAGTGAAGCGCGGCGAGCTGGGTATCACCGGGACGGAGCTGAACTCCGAGCTGGCTCAGGCGATGAAAGTTGATGCACAGCGCGGTGCGTTTGTAAGCCAGGTGCGGCCGAAGTCGGCGGCAGATGAGGCGGGCATCAAAGCGGGCGATGTGATCGTCACGCTGAATGGTAAGGCGATCAGCAGCTTCTCTGCCCTGCGCGCGCAGGTTGGGTCGTTGCCGGTGGGCAGTAAAGTCGCGCTGGGGTTGCTGCGCGAGGGTAAACCGCTGACGGTTGAGGTGACGCTGCAACAGAGCAATCAGGCTCAGGTGGCCTCCGGTAATCTCTACTCTGGCATTGAAGGTGCCGAGCTGAGCAATACTCAGGTGGACGACAAAAAAGGCGTCAAGGTCGATAACGTTAAACCCGGTTCTGCGGCGGCTAAAATTGGCCTGAAGAAGGACGACATTATTCTTGGCGTTAACCAGCAGGCGATACAGAATATTGGCGAGTTGCGTAAAATTCTGGATAGCAAACCAGCCGTATTGGCTTTAAACGTGCGTCGCGGTGACAGCACGATTTATCTGCTGGCTCAGTAA
- the dgt gene encoding dGTPase, whose protein sequence is MSDIDFAKKMSFQRHFSRTKTADDGYAIVRQFESDRGRIINSAAIRRLQQKTQVFPLERNAAVRSRLTHSMEVQQVGRYIAKEILHRLQVDGRLASLGLDDRQTPFESLVEMACLMHDIGNPPFGHFGESAINQWFRKLLDSHYLDSESPERVDDCKVPVLRMQQDGLDELRGQIRQDLSHFEGNAQAIRLVHTLLKLNLTYGQVACILKYTRPAYWHGELPADYHYLMKKPGYYLAEEAFVATLREELDMGEFHRHPLSYIMEAADDVSYCIADLEDAVEKEILTIEELYERLRENWGEGTEKDIFAKTIERAYKERERFQWRSHDDQFFMNLRVHTVGQMVPHAAQRFIDNLPEVYAGSFNQALLEDDSPQNRLLGIFKRVALKHVFNHHEVEQLELQGDRVIRGLLDIYSPLLDMPYQDFSQLVRDDMHRRYPIETRLYHKLSSKHCLAYCEAVTGLEGLPESERIVREYYYRARLIQDYISGMTDLYAYDEYRKLMAAD, encoded by the coding sequence ATGTCTGATATCGATTTCGCCAAAAAAATGAGCTTTCAGCGACATTTCAGTCGGACTAAAACGGCTGATGATGGCTATGCGATTGTGCGCCAGTTTGAGAGCGACCGGGGTCGTATCATCAACTCTGCTGCCATCCGCCGTTTACAGCAAAAAACCCAGGTCTTTCCGCTAGAACGTAATGCGGCTGTCCGCTCCCGTCTGACTCATTCGATGGAAGTTCAGCAGGTTGGCCGCTATATCGCCAAAGAGATTCTGCACCGCTTGCAAGTCGATGGGCGGCTGGCATCGTTAGGTCTGGACGACAGACAAACGCCGTTTGAAAGTTTGGTCGAAATGGCGTGCCTGATGCATGACATCGGCAATCCGCCGTTTGGGCATTTTGGCGAATCTGCGATTAATCAATGGTTCAGAAAATTGCTGGATAGCCACTATCTGGACAGTGAGTCCCCGGAACGCGTCGATGACTGTAAAGTCCCTGTGCTGCGGATGCAGCAAGATGGACTGGACGAATTACGCGGGCAGATTCGGCAGGATCTGAGTCATTTTGAAGGCAACGCACAGGCGATCCGTCTGGTGCATACGTTGCTGAAGCTCAATCTTACCTACGGTCAGGTCGCTTGTATCCTGAAATATACCCGCCCGGCGTATTGGCACGGCGAGCTTCCGGCGGATTACCATTATTTGATGAAAAAGCCGGGTTACTATCTGGCAGAGGAAGCGTTTGTCGCCACGCTGCGTGAAGAACTGGATATGGGCGAATTTCATCGTCATCCGCTGAGCTACATTATGGAAGCGGCCGATGATGTATCTTACTGTATCGCGGATCTGGAAGATGCCGTCGAGAAAGAGATTCTCACGATCGAAGAGCTTTACGAGCGTCTGCGCGAGAACTGGGGCGAGGGGACAGAGAAAGACATTTTCGCTAAAACGATTGAACGTGCTTACAAAGAGCGTGAGCGCTTTCAATGGCGTAGCCACGACGATCAGTTCTTCATGAATCTCCGTGTTCATACCGTTGGGCAGATGGTGCCGCATGCCGCGCAGCGTTTTATTGACAACCTGCCGGAAGTCTATGCCGGATCGTTCAATCAGGCGTTGCTTGAGGACGACAGCCCGCAGAACCGCCTGTTAGGCATTTTCAAACGCGTCGCCTTAAAGCACGTTTTTAACCACCATGAAGTTGAACAGTTGGAGCTACAGGGCGACCGTGTGATTCGCGGCCTCCTGGATATTTATAGCCCGCTGCTCGACATGCCCTATCAGGATTTCAGTCAGCTTGTCCGCGACGATATGCACAGGCGCTATCCGATTGAAACGCGGCTTTACCACAAGCTATCCAGTAAACATTGTCTGGCCTATTGCGAAGCGGTCACTGGGTTGGAAGGGTTACCTGAATCCGAGCGGATCGTCCGTGAATATTATTATCGGGCACGTCTGATTCAGGATTACATCAGTGGTATGACCGATTTGTACGCCTACGACGAATACCGCAAGCTGATGGCGGCAGATTAG